TTATATTTCATACCTGAGCGACCAAGGAGGTACTCGAAATCGCCATATGGTTCATATTGATAGCGCTGTGGACTACGTGGATACGACGACGCACTATCGTTATATCTACGACGATTTTCAAGTGACGAATTACCCGTGGAATATCATTCAGCAATCGGGGAATAGTTTTTCGAACCGACTTGGATTCATTCATTACGAGAACGGGCGATTCAGGTTAAAAGAAACAGAATTTATTCCGGCCGATGAACTCCGAGAAATAACTGCTGAGAGTCCGCTCGTAGACCCGGTGCCGAGAACTCGTAAAGAGTATAATTTCGAAGTCGGGGTGATCAAAGAGGTTCGCGAAGCAGAGGTGGTTCGCGAGATTGATATCAACAACTACATCTTTGGAGAAGAGATATATAAGAAATTCAACCAAGAACCCGAACGTTTTTCGAAAGGTCAAGAAACGGCCGTAGATAGTGGTCAGGCTCCAAGTGAAGAGCGGAAGGATGTTCCCCAGGTACAGTTCCTTAAAGATAATGTGGCCAAGGCCGGTTCGTCTGCGAGTAAGAACTTCAAGATCCCTCAGGCTCGAAACTATGTAACGGCCTTTTTCACTGATTTCTTCACAGCTCAAGTAGATAATAGCTTCATCAACGAAACGTATCAGCCTTTTACAGGTGGTCAGCCCTTATTCTTGAACCCAAGCTTTAACGGACTCTTCAAGATCGGCCTGGGCGACTTGATGGAGAACTACAAGATCATAGGTGCTTTCCGCCTGTCTGTTGACCTTAATAACAACGAATTCTTCTTGGTATTCAAGGATCTCAAGCATCGGCTCGATAAGAGTTTGATCCTGCATCGTCGTGGCCAAAGGGCATTCCTCAACAACAACTTGGTCATTAAGACACAGACTCATGAAGTGACCTACAAAGTGAGCTGGCCCTTTAGTGAGGTGTTTGCGGTAACCTGGTCAGGTACTTATCGTTTTGATCAAAATGTATTACTCGCCACCGACCAGGTAACCCTCGACCAACCTAATTTCCAACGACAGTGGGTGAGTGGTAAAGGCGCACTCGTGTTTGACAACACGATCAATAAAGGTCTGAACTTGTACGAAGGCTCTCGATGGAAGATCTTCGGTGAGTATTATCAAAACCTGACTTCGGGTGGCTATACTGTAACGGCCGGATTCGATTTCAGGAAGTACTTGCCGATTCACCGAAGCATTATTTGGGCCAATCGATTTGCGGGTGGATCGAGCTGGGGTAACGAGAAGCTGGCTTATTTCATGGGAGGGGTCGATAACTGGTTCAGTCCGAGGTACGACAACACGACCCCGATCGATTTCGGTCAGAATTACGTATTCCAAACCTTGGCTACTCCATTGCGTGGTTTCAACCAGAATATCCGAAACGGAACGTCGTTCGCGGTATTGAATTCTGAACTGCGTATTCCATTATTCCGGTACCTATTCAATCGTCCGCTACGATCCGATTTCTTAACGAACTTCCAGATCGTCGGATTTGCGGACGTCGGTACGGCCTTGACCGGTTTGAGCCCTTACAGCGAAGAGAACTTCCTGAACACTGAAACCATAACTCAAGGGCCCATCACCGTCAATTTGAACACCCAAGTGGAGCCCATCGTCGCGGGGTACGGATTCGGGCTTCGCACGCGAATGCTTGGCTACTTCATCAAGGCGGACTGGGCCTGGGGCTGGGAAGACGGAGTGGTTCGCGACAATATCTTTTACATATCTTTAGGACTCGACTTCTAGTAGAGTCCTATGAATTTGTCTACCATCCTCATTCTTATTTTTATCGGCCTCGCGGCCGGAATATTATCCGGACTCGTCGGGGTCGGCGGTGGCATCCTGATGGTACCAGCCATGGTCTTTTTTCTTGGCCTTTCGCAACACGCCGCCCAAGGAACGAGTTTGGCCGTGATGCTTCCACCCGTCGGGATCATGGCCTGCATCAACTACTACAAAGCTGGAGCCCTCGATTGGAAATTCGCCCTTGTCATCGCGATCACTTTCGTGGTGGGAGGTTACTTCGGTAGTAAAATGGCCATCGCTATCGATCAACGTATGCTTAAAAAGATCTTTGGGGTGATCATGTTGCTGGCGGCCCTGAAACTGATTTTCTCAAAATAGCCATTAGCCATGAGCTTGTTGGTTTCAATGGAACCAACAGAGGTTTAAAATTTTCGATTAACGAAAAGGAGCAGAGCTGCTTGGTGGAACGGAAAGAGCTAACGCTAAAGCTAAAGCTAACGCTTTAGTTAGCCACCTCGCTCAAGAACTTAATGCGCATCAAGCGAAGTTCTTCGTCTGAGTACTCCTCGTCGAATTCGTCCATGGCTTCTTCGATGGAATCGGTATCGGCTTCTTCCATGAAGTAATTGAATATCTCTTCTTGTTGCTCTTCGTCGAGCATCTCATCGATGTAGTAATCGATGTTCACCTTCGTACCCGAGTATACGATGCGCTCGATCTCGGTCAGGAGATCGTCCATTTCCAAGTTCTTGGCTGCGGCAATATCTTCCAGAGGTAATTTGCGGTCCGTACTTTGGATGATGTAGACCTTGAGGCCCGACTTGTTCACTACGGTCTTTACGACCATGTCCTCCGGACGCTCGATGTTGTTGTCTTGGACATACCTTTCGATCAGCTCCAGGAACGGCTTTCCGAATTTGCGCGCCTTTCCTTCGCCCACGCCGAAGATGTTCTTCATTTCATCTTGGGTGATCGGATATTGAATGGCCATGTCTTCCAGTGATGATTCTTGGAAGATCGCGTAGGGAGGAAGCCCTTTTTTAGAGGCTGCCTTTTTGCGCAAGTCGCGCAGCATCTTCACCAATTCTTGATCTGCACCTCCGGTATTTCCGGTCGACGCATTGGACTCGTCGGCCTCGGCGGCGATATCGTAATAATGATCCTCCGCCAACATGAGCGACTTCGGACTCTGTAAAAACTCTTCTCCCTTTGGCGTTATCTTCAGAATACCATAGGTTTCGATCTCTTTGCGCAAAAGGTCAGCTACGATAGCCTGTCGATAAACCATGCGCCAAAAAGCCATATCCTTATCTTTTCCGCTCCCAAATCCGGGCCGGCTATCGAGTTTGTACGTTTCGATGGTGGCGTTTCGAATGCCCGATAGGTATTTCGACAAGTCTTCGATCTTGAATCGCTCCTTCGTGTCGCGCACCACTTGTAAGGCTTTCTGAACGTACTCTTTTCCTTCGAAATGCTCTTTAGGGTAACGCTGGTTGTCGTCCATGCCGACTCCGTCGCCATTCTTCTCATCCCATTCTTCACCGAAGTAGTGTGAAATGAATTTACGTCGGCTCATGCTCGTTTCAGCATAAGCCACAACTTCTTGCAAAAGCTGATGTCCTACTTCTTGTTCAGCCACGGGTTTACCCCGCATGAACTTCTCGAGCTTTTCGATATCCTTATAACTATAGAACGCGATACAAACCCCTTCGCCACCGTCTCGACCGGCGCGCCCTGTCTCCTGATAGTAGCTCTCGAGTGATTTCGGGATGTCGTGGTGCAATACAAATCGCACGTCAGGTTTGTCGATTCCCATTCCAAAGGCGATCGTAGCAACGATAACCTCTACATCTTCCATCAAGAATGCATCTTGATGCTTGGCTCGTGTGCCCGCGTCGAGTCCTGCGTGGTACGGCAAGGCTTTTATTCCGTTTACCTGCAAGGTCTCGGCAAGTTCTTCTACTTTTTTCCGCGACAAACAGTAGATGATCCCCGACTTCTCTGGCCGGGACTTAACATACTTAATGATCTCTTTGACCACATTTACCTTGGGTCGAATCTCATAATAAAGATTCGGTCTGTTGAAAGAGTCCTTGAAAACACGAGCTCCCTCCATGCCGAGGCTCTTTTGAATATCTTCTTGCACTTTAGGTGTGGCCGTGGCGGTCAGCGCTATGATCGGTGCCCGCTGGATTTTCGACATGATCGTGCGTAAATTCCGATACTCAGGTCTAAAATCGTGACCCCATTCCGAAATACAGTGTGCCTCGTCGATAGCGTAAAACGAAACCTGAGTCTGCTTCAGAAATTCAATGTTCTCGTCCTTGGTGAGCGATTCCGGAGCGACGTATAATAACTTGGTGACACCGCTAAGAATATCTTCCTTCACCCGAGCGATCTCTTTCTTGGTCAAAGAGCTATTGATTACGTGCGCTACTCCTTCGTCTTCGCTGAATCCGCGAATGGCGTCGACCTGGTTCTTCATGAGGGCGATCAAGGGCGATACTACGATCGCCGTTCCTTCGCTCATGAGTGCCGGAAGCTGATAGCACAAACTCTTTCCACCACCCGTGGGCATTATGACGAAGGTGTCGTTGCCATCGAGCAAACTTTGGACGATTGCGTCTTGCTGACCTTTGAATTGGTCAAAGCCAAAATACTGTTTAAGCGATTTCTTTAAAGGGGGAGACATAGCGGGCCCTTCGAGTGTTACGGTTTTTAAATACTTTTGTAGCG
The window above is part of the Flavobacteriales bacterium genome. Proteins encoded here:
- a CDS encoding sulfite exporter TauE/SafE family protein: MNLSTILILIFIGLAAGILSGLVGVGGGILMVPAMVFFLGLSQHAAQGTSLAVMLPPVGIMACINYYKAGALDWKFALVIAITFVVGGYFGSKMAIAIDQRMLKKIFGVIMLLAALKLIFSK
- a CDS encoding RecQ family ATP-dependent DNA helicase — translated: MSPPLKKSLKQYFGFDQFKGQQDAIVQSLLDGNDTFVIMPTGGGKSLCYQLPALMSEGTAIVVSPLIALMKNQVDAIRGFSEDEGVAHVINSSLTKKEIARVKEDILSGVTKLLYVAPESLTKDENIEFLKQTQVSFYAIDEAHCISEWGHDFRPEYRNLRTIMSKIQRAPIIALTATATPKVQEDIQKSLGMEGARVFKDSFNRPNLYYEIRPKVNVVKEIIKYVKSRPEKSGIIYCLSRKKVEELAETLQVNGIKALPYHAGLDAGTRAKHQDAFLMEDVEVIVATIAFGMGIDKPDVRFVLHHDIPKSLESYYQETGRAGRDGGEGVCIAFYSYKDIEKLEKFMRGKPVAEQEVGHQLLQEVVAYAETSMSRRKFISHYFGEEWDEKNGDGVGMDDNQRYPKEHFEGKEYVQKALQVVRDTKERFKIEDLSKYLSGIRNATIETYKLDSRPGFGSGKDKDMAFWRMVYRQAIVADLLRKEIETYGILKITPKGEEFLQSPKSLMLAEDHYYDIAAEADESNASTGNTGGADQELVKMLRDLRKKAASKKGLPPYAIFQESSLEDMAIQYPITQDEMKNIFGVGEGKARKFGKPFLELIERYVQDNNIERPEDMVVKTVVNKSGLKVYIIQSTDRKLPLEDIAAAKNLEMDDLLTEIERIVYSGTKVNIDYYIDEMLDEEQQEEIFNYFMEEADTDSIEEAMDEFDEEYSDEELRLMRIKFLSEVAN